One stretch of Hevea brasiliensis isolate MT/VB/25A 57/8 chromosome 12, ASM3005281v1, whole genome shotgun sequence DNA includes these proteins:
- the LOC110669158 gene encoding uncharacterized protein LOC110669158, giving the protein MAAALECWSSRASTDEDMVEQVLMRTQDRSETTLQPDSSSSSSSSSNLPIKDPSSSVMQKRFQRLSRNVSEAIASLKNSLNLDSARDPQVQVMQQQQAPQQFSNNGTKIESCRKVVWASVVRNLTQLYPGSQLPEKLVSNIRKHYDSLPLSYAQAGFDMKDVFLHIKLIEQASVDEQPAIMIQEVSDDEIQGSVFKLTFACNSSISWPVMSGALDSASICCKKIQIFEKKGFTLGVVLILVQAGQEKSFKTRIESALKSAIKKPKPTAVKLPFGLCGCQEENTRGRDFGEIEEDSSEQNYRNATENLSAKIQLEMPLPTSSFVVSVDEWQTIQSGGDEIGKWLLNSDNLELMDQTGPNSFKGVYKGKRVGIEKLKGCEKGNSYEFELRKDLLELMTCGHKNILQFYGVCVDENHGLCVVTKLMEGGSVSDLMLKNKKLQTKEIIRIAVDVAEGIKFMNDHGVAYTDLNTQRILLDRHGNACLGDMGIVTACKSIGEAMEYETDGYRWLAPEIIAGDPESVSETWMSNAYSFGMVIWEMLTGEAAYAACSPVQAAVGIAACGLRPEIPKDCPQILKSLMTKCWNNSPSKRPPFFEILSILLRFSSNNNTR; this is encoded by the exons ATGGCTGCTGCCTTAGAGTGCTGGTCGAGCAGAGCCAGCACCGATGAGGACATGGTGGAGCAAGTCCTGATGCGAACCCAAGATAGATCAGAAACCACTTTACAGCCAGAtagttcctcttcttcttcttcttcttcaaatctTCCAATCAAAGACCCATCATCCTCTGTGATGCAGAAACGGTTTCAGCGACTGAGTCGAAACGTGTCGGAGGCGATTGCTTCGCTTAAGAACTCGCTGAATCTTGACTCAGCTCGTGACCCACAAGTACAGGTTATGCAGCAGCAGCAAGCACCGCAGCAATTTAGTAATAATGGAACTAAGATTGAGAGTTGCAGGAAGGTCGTGTGGGCTAGTGTTGTAAGGAACCTGACGCAGCTGTACCCAGGTAGCCAGTTGCCGGAGAAGCTTGTGTCCAACATTAGGAAGCATTACGATTCTTTGCCTCTCAG TTACGCACAGGCAGGATTTGATATGAAAGATGTGTTTCTACACATAAAGTTGATAGAGCAGGCATCGGTGGATGAGCAACCAGCAATAATGATACAGGAAGTATCTGATGATGAGATACAGGGTTCTGTATTCAAGCTTACATTTGCTTGTAACTCTTCGATTTCTTGGCCAGTAATGTCTGGTGCATTAGATAGCGCTTCCATTTGCTGCAAGAAGATTCAGATCTTTGAAAAGAAGGGGTTTACTCTTGGGGTAGTTCTTATTTTAGTTCAAGCTGGGCAAGAGAAATCATTCAAAACTCGGATCGAAAGTGCTTTAAAATCTGCTATAAAGAAGCCCAAACCTACTGCTGTGAAGCTTCCATTTGGGCTTTGTGGTTGCCAAGAAGAGAATACTAGAGGGAGAGATTTTGGTGAAATTGAAGAGGATTCGAGTGAACAGAATTACAGGAATGCAACTGAGAATTTAAGTGCGAAGATTCAGCTTGAGATGCCCTTGCCTACTTCATCGTTTGTCGTATCAGTAGATGAATGGCAAACGATTCAGTCAGGTGGAGATGAGATTGGGAAATGGCTTTTGAACTCTGATAATCTTGAGTTAATGGATCAGACTGGGCCTAATTCTTTTAAGGGAGTTTACAAGGGCAAAAGGGTTGGAATTGAGAAGCTCAAAGGATGTGAGAAAGGGAATTCTTATGAATTTGAACTCCGGAAGGACCTGTTGGAGTTAATGACTTGTGGACATAAAAATATCCTGCAATTTTACGGCGTTTGTGTTGATGAAAATCATGGCTTATGTGTTGTAACCAAATTGATGGAAGGTGGCTCTGTTAGTGACTTAATGCTGAAGAACAAGAAGCTTCAGACTAAGGAGATTATAAGGATTGCTGTTGATGTAGCTGAAGGGATTAAGTTCATGAATGATCATGGTGTTGCATATACAGACCTTAACACACAAAGGATTCTATTGGACCGACATGGTAATGCGTGTCTAGGGGACATGGGTATAGTTACTGCTTGCAAGAGTATAGGTGAAGCTATGGAGTATGAAACAGATGGTTACCGTTGGCTAGCCCCAGAG ATCATTGCTGGTGATCCAGAGAGTGTCAGTGAGACATGGATGAGTAATGCATATAGTTTTGGCATGGTGATTTGGGAGATGTTGACAGGTGAAGCAGCCTATGCTGCATGTTCACCTGTGCAAGCAGCAGTTGGAATAGCTGCTTGTGGCCTGAGACCAGAGATTCCTAAAGACTGCCCACAAATCTTGAAATCTCTGATGACCAAGTGCTGGAATAATAGCCCATCAAAGCGTCCTCCATTCTTTGAAATCCTATCGATTTTATTACGCTTCAGCAGCAACAacaatactaggtaa